In the genome of Chaetodon auriga isolate fChaAug3 chromosome 15, fChaAug3.hap1, whole genome shotgun sequence, one region contains:
- the cyb5d2 gene encoding neuferricin, which translates to MLSYVFVAFLSLAVLFLSREWAVKFGNESTLWPSVRLLSSRELSLYDGEEGSKGLYLAILGQVFDVQKGHKHYGPGGAYHFMAGKDASLAFITGDFTETGLTDDVSSLSPLQVLALYDWLAFYQRDYQAVGLVIGRFYSETGQPTEALLQAEALLAEGQQIKAQSAAEMLRFPPCNSQWSAASGGQVWCSTKSGGVERGWTGVPRKLFSPGSSGVRCVCVEDPSAAEEDPNLQKYDGCPPHADSCSVEEY; encoded by the exons ATGCTCAGCTATGTATTTGTCGCGTTTTTATCACTGGCTGTGTTGTTCCTTTCTCGCGAGTGGGCCGTTAAATTTGGAAATGAATCAACTCTGTGGCCCTCTGTGCGCCTCCTGAGCAGCCGTGAATTATCTCTGTACGACGGGGAGGAAGGCAGCAAGGGCCTGTACCTGGCCATTCTGGGCCAGGTTTTTGATGTACAAAAGGGACACAAGCACTATGGACCTGGTGGTGCTTATCACTTTATGGCAG GCAAAGATGCCTCACTGGCTTTCATCACTGGGGACTTCACAGAAACTGGTCTGACAGATGATGTGTCCAGTCTGTCCCCACTGCAGGTGCTGGCTCTTTATGACTGGCTAGCCTTCTATCAGAGGGACTACCAAGCTGTAG GTCTGGTAATAGGCAGGTTCTACAGCGAGACCGGGCAGCCCACAGAGGCCCTGTTGCAGGCAGAAGCATTGCTAGCAGAGGGCCAGCAAATCAAGGCCCAGTCTGCGGCTGAGATGCTACGCTTTCCACCCTGCAACTCACAGTGGAGTGCTGCCAGTGGAGGACAAGTCTGGTGCTCCACAAAGAG tggTGGAGTGGAAAGAGGCTGGACTGGTGTTCCACGGAAACTCTTCTCTCCAGGATCCAGTGGTGTTcgttgtgtctgtgttgaagacccatctgcagcagaggaagaccCAAACCTGCAGAAGTACGACGGCTGCCCTCCACATGCCGACTCGTGCTCTGTTGAAGAGTACTAG
- the zzef1 gene encoding zinc finger ZZ-type and EF-hand domain-containing protein 1, translating to MGNAESGCGGGSGDEEDIETESPGFAEDSPASAATGVGGGGGSGSGRSGRGSNNVSVPTGGPPTPGVLLEQVKLREAAARISDSGIAIRESVLAGNESVLVRWLEDRLNRGEESVNVEQFCEMLESRDAPRDECEEAFGQFDAEGDGVVDVESMLIALKNSNGANLKGELSHVIRQLQACSLTPGFVDIFSKTKDRLGAHASKILKFLHRNRIPSSAITFPVLEGYNSICTMRSSVVQDYLEFLLQKEKDLDIQYRAELDHDPEVDKVKVVTQCYSTIEASSNAADIYKMTNGETASFWQSDGSARSHWIRLKMKPDVVLRRLAIAVASNDHSYMPQLVSVAVGKNRRSLQEIRDIRIPSNVTGYVALLENANITHPYIQINIKRCLSDGCDTRIHGLKTLGYQITKSKEVSVSDASAIWYLSLLTSLVTASMETNPALAQTVLQSTQKALRHMPPLSLTPSSTEFPKFFSLNILEEVDGFLLRIADCCVSPDAELTLLAFALARGSVAKVLQALSCINDHLETKYKATSLIVSMASVRLRLLNRNGKPLQLHLQACDVKSKEEKSGPENMLTESSTGDGFLTESGKKKASVILSTEDQSNFQVTQMRIKVRKGAIGAKCGLVFVYKEEDPFDAEKHFKRFKKYDTWDYKDYKEFVQDSGKTSAQSEDEPIGWFELENDWNDVEIKLQQCRVAKFLMVKFLCTRQDWIAERLGVQSLSFSGYLCPGAERLGDLDSLSPEPESFDRDAVSGLCLLNKTLFFIQQLTRDMDASHFKQKYLLDFSGLSLNLFWTFYSKLREIEGEEVLKSRVLLLQLMQNCFPMLPNPLEAKGSGESRGPHEGATAAACPSTSSSAEPLSDSVRAVWELYTHLCHIVDGPEGETLVEKALHKEAVKAILNGAAVFFPDKHVRRDKLFHMMKNITEEDQPESVKVTFESLCNYFSDQDPSGLLLLPPKGAPSDFDISPILSVMETLLLVATRECEVMMVDGSGGASRTVLLSLFWALQDSLLSWCYLQLKGGASAAVAVDLARDILLKYVVQFLESVKATLSSLLERYTGAEITDKLGTSILATVFRQLMILLLELCSLDIPHSVLLKSFSSLVELLKSLASDTGDIFSKVDQESWHQPQQPVVLRTWNMESPHNYENSRHETSIYACPGATSFEVEFDERCETEKRYDYLEFTDSRGGKVRYDMKVGTEKWPKKVTFDAGPQLQFLFHSDSSNNEWGYKFTVTALGLPDITISWMSDLQLLVARLMGRLASRTLALKSPHEIRTVKELPAGKMSHVQSSPLWKPILRHGLWETREANQTKTPTNQTNAWTLDELMSFLEDYARWNPSQEPTDSRTELMKTLMQSCKKQPMRNEIATGSKTDQAVNAIWAAMVYHTPALNHALRTYVNQDCKSCLSEDFVQVYSFADNIRTWMLEMKQRYLVSKINVPNEKEGVHDEVTMETLADACIEKSLLLFRFSPCGVPCQDSDSSKAAEGHSVPLIRSNSISEGDFQASTSLGPQTAGTEEGGEARAGPRSPSNAQAQSTSSCVHSRQSHKGSTESLSSQPGEPASPSAFPRKAPFSRARLRLLSCRSVEEPRSTASVKDRYPMVKHILNFIRDQALTTASILQTLSLSKAQALSVCKVLEMVQQCLHSLGKPHLFQAPCILFLQELLACQKDFTSYFSQLSDSGQKLGEEVRRSYHQLVLMLVEAVQGFSSLNEKALLPALSCVQTCLLHLLDMSWEVHDLPLFLNIKLPDLLLSMAQENISVHDIAISQWTEEDEIADYKKNQEWMDECMDGMFEKWYDKIDEEESMEDRRKMHMFIARYCDLLNVVISCDGCERMAPWHRYRCLQCMDMDLCKTCFLSGAKPEGHEDDHEMVNMEYACDHCQGLIVGSRINCNVCEDFDLCFGCYHAKKYPDSHLPTHRITVYPMVTIRISDRHRLIQPYIHNYSWLLFAALALYTSELSSEKQMEGEALDSTTLSQASALQTHCSQLITDCLLKGQTGKGLRSSALLALLSSNESASDSELCPVSPESSQELSTATDTSSIPGSTAAICSPSSPKDKSKPSGKEKKVKEVGSPPLLPSEVSSPPSTVEGEKRKLVTQDTLDSPSLSQTPSVSSEDPLSPVVRTSESGPGTVNSPASDVVKETDERLPQVPLQEHVFSECSRERILGLLAAMLPPAKPGSTLSLPSLSSILPQLFRAVISNAGSLNETFHLTLGLLGQLLLRIPPMEADTAVTEALADKFELLTQGEAANSDTHGWKTTQLLFSLGAVCLDSRIGLDWACTVADILHSLNGCPEWSTVIAAFTDHCIHQLPQTLKRTNLFTLLVLVGFPEVLCVGTQTVFIDNANEQHNMILLKHFTEKNHAAVVDVKTRKRKTVKDYQLIQSQDSTTASLPGQSEGQGCPETLLSRYLSNFISIISHLLQASQDNGSPDAVEASWVLSLALKGLYNTLKKHGVERAQEGIQESGLTQLLVRKCSKGTGFSKLWLLRDLEILSIMLYSSKREIHSMAQDPERDQREQDKEHDSDHSSCCTDDTDVNKADPLEGLDEETKICFQITHDALNAPLPILRAMYELQMKRTDSFFLEVQKRFDGEEIKTDETIRTLAQKWQPTRRPRSEERNTKAVDTDMIVVSCMSKPSHCEKATEEINVVAQKLITNSESELQLSYAKQRRTKSSALLHKELDVRSNRAVRQYLVKVNQAIATLYARHVLASLLADWPAETALSEEALELNGASHMAYILDMLMQLEEKPLWEKILQRVLKGCSQSMLCSLSLTACQFMEEPGMAIQVRESKHPYDNNTNFEDKVHIPGAIYLSVKFDSRCYTEEGCDELIMSSSSDFLQDVHNFSGSPQKWSDFEIPGDTLYYRFMSDMSNTEWGYKFTITGGHRGRFQTGFEILKQMLADDQVLCHLPLADIWEWQVGVACRQTGSQRLKAIHLLLRLLQCQSQTACELTLLRPLWQLFMSMENSLSQDPTSVTVLLPLHRALTELFFIAEARAIAQGILQEYLLAMTTDEQLLNHTAMALKNIAAISLAINYPNKSTKLLNMSP from the exons ATGGGGAACGCCGAGAGCGGCTGCGGTGGAGGAAGCGGCGACGAGGAAGACATAGAAACTGAGAGCCCGGGCTTCGCGGAAGACAGTCCGGCCTCTGCGGCCACTGGCGTCGGAGGCGGTGGAGGCTCCGGTTCTGGTAGAAGCGGAAGAGGATCGAATAACGTGTCCGTGCCCACAGGTGGACCACCTACCCCCGGGGTCCTCCTAGAGCAAGTCAAACTGAGAGAAGCAGCGGCTCGCATTAGCGACTCAGGGATCGCCATTCGGGAGTCTGTGCTGGCTGGGAATGAGAGTGTGCTGGTGCGGTGGTTGGAGGACCGGTTAAACCGAGGAGAAGAATCTGTCAATGTAGAACAATTCTGTGAGATGTTGGAGAGCAGAGATGCCCCGAGAGATGAGTGTGAAGAG GCCTTTGGACAGTTCGATGCGGAGGGGGATGGGGTGGTGGATGTAGAGAGCATGTTGATTGCTCTGAAGAACTCCAATGGAGCTAATCTAAAGGGAGAGCTGAGTCATGTGATAAGACAGCTACAGGCATGCTCCCTAACTCCAG GTTTTGTTGACATATTCTCCAAGACCAAAGACCGGTTAGGGGCACATGCCTCTAAGATCCTTAAATTCTTACACAGGAATCGTATTCCCAGCAGTGCCATCACTTTCCCTGTTTTAGAGGGCTACAACAGCATCTGCACCATGAGGTCCAGTGTGGTCCAGGACTACTTGGAGTTCCTCTTGCAGAAGGAGAAAG ATTTGGATATCCagtacagagcagagctggaccACGATCCAGAGGTGGACAAGGTCAAAGTAGTCACACAGTGCTACAGCACAATAGAAGCTTCATCCAACGCTGCAGACATttacaaaatgacaaatgggGAAACTGCATCTTTCTGGCAGTCGGACGGCAGCGCACGCTCGCACTGGATAAG ATTGAAAATGAAGCCAGATGTGGTTTTGAGACGTCTGGCCATTGCCGTGGCTTCTAACGACCACAGCTATATGCCACAGCTTGTTTCAGTTGCTGTAGGGAAAAACCGGCGTTCCCTGCAGGAGATCAGAGATATCCGCATCCCCAGCAATGTCACAGGCTATGTAGCTCTCTTGGAGAATGCCAACATCACACACCCCT ACATCCAAATCAACATTAAGCGGTGCCTGAGTGACGGATGTGACACACGCATTCATGGCTTGAAGACACTGGGCTATCAGATTACCAAGAGTAAAGAGGTGTCTGTTTCGGATGCTTCAGCCATCTGGTACCtgtctctcctcacctccttgGTCACCGCATCCATGGAGACTAACCCTGCACTGGCTCAGACTGTCCTTCAGAGCACACA aAAAGCCTTACGACACATGCCACCGTTGTCCCTAACGCCATCATCCACAGAGTTCCCCAAGTTCTTCTCTTTGAATAtcctggaggaggtggatggaTTTCTCCTCAGGATAGCAGA ctgctgtgtgagtCCTGATGCAGAATTGACCCTCCTGGCCTTTGCCCTGGCCAGAGGCAGTGTGGCCAAGGTGCTCCAGGCCCTGTCCTGCATCAACGATCATTTAGAGACCAAGTACAAGGCCACCTCCCTCATTGTGTCTATGGCTTCTGTCCGGCTGCGGCTGCTTAATCGCAATG GGAAGCCTCTCCAGTTGCACCTACAGGCCTGTGATGTGAAGAGTAAAGAGGAGAAATCGGGGCCAGAGAACATGCTCACAGAATCCTCCACCGGAGACG GTTTTCTTACAGAAAGTGGCAAGAAGAAAGCCAGCGTGATCCTGTCGACAGAGGACCAGAGTAACTTCCAGGTCACTCAGATGAGGATCAAA GTGCGAAAAGGAGCGATTGGAGCAAAATGTGGCTTGGTGTTTGTGTACAAGGAGGAAGACCCTTTTGATGCAGAGAAGCATTTCAAGAGGTTCAAGAAGTATGACACGTGGGACTACAAGGACTACAAAGAGTTCGTACAAGACAG TGGGAAGACTTCAGCACAGTCAGAGGACGAGCCGATTGGCTGGTTCGAGCTTGAGAACGACTGGAACGACGTGGAGATCAAGCTGCAGCAGTGTCGTGTTGCAAAG TTCCTGATGGTAAAATTCCTCTGCACCAGGCAGGACTGGATAGCCGAGCGCCTTGGCGTGCAGTCCCTCAGCTTCAGCGGCTACCTGTGCCCTGGGGCAGAGAGGCTTGGAGACCTGGACAGCCTCAGTCCAGAGCCAGAGAGCTTTGACCGTGATGCAGTGTCTGGCCTTTGTCTACTTAACAAGACGCTATTCTTCATACAACAGCTTACAAGAGACATG GATGCCTCTCACTTCAAGCAGAAGTATCTTCTGGACTTCAGTGGCCTCAGTCTGAACCTCTTCTGGACCTTCTACAGTAAACTCAGGGAGAT tgagggagaggaggtgttGAAGAGCAGAGTTCTGCTACTTCAGTTGATGCAGAACTGTTTCCCCATGCTGCCCAACCCACTGGAGGCCAAGGGTTcaggggagagcagagggcCACACGAgggagccacagcagcagcttgtccATCCACCTCCAGCAGTGCAGAGCCTCTGTCCGACTCTGTTAGGGCTGTCTGGGAGCTCTACACTCACCTCTGCCACA TTGTGGATGGTCCAGAGGGTGAGACATTAGTGGAAAAAGCCTTGCACAAGGAAGCAGTTAAGGCCATTCTTAATGGAGCAGCCGTTTTCTTCCCTGATAAACACGTCAGGCGGGACAAGCTCTTCCACATGATG AAGAATATTACAGAAGAGGATCAGCCAGAGTCAGTGAAGGTGACTTTTGAATCGCTCTGTAACTACTTCAG TGACCAGGATCCAAGTGGCCTTCTCCTGCTCCCACCCAAAGGAGCTCCCTCAGACTTTGACATCAGCCCCATTCTGTCAGTCATGGAGACACTGCTGCTGGTGGCAACAAGAGAG TGTGAGGTTATGATGGTGGATGGCAGTGGTGGAGCCAGCAGGACAGTGTTGCTGTCCTTGTTCTGGGCTCTGCAGGATAGCCTGCTCTCCTGGTGCTACCTGCAGCTCAAAGGAGGAGCCTccgctgctgttgctgttgacCTGGCTAGAGACATCCTGCTGAAAT ATGTGGTTCAGTTCCTGGAAAGTGTCAAAGCTACCCTTAGTTCCCTGCTGGAGAGGTACACTGGCGCTGAAATTACAGACAAACTAGGCACCTCCATCCTGGCCACAGTCTTCAGACAACTG ATGATTTTACTCCTGGAGCTGTGCTCTCTGGACATCCCTCACAGTGTGCTGCTGAAGAGCTTCTCATCTCTGGTCGAGCTACTGAAAAGCCTAGCCAGTGATACTGGAGACATCTTTTCTAAG GTGGATCAGGAGAGCTGGCACCAGCCCCAGCAGCCAGTGGTGCTGAGGACCTGGAACATGGAGTCCCCTCACAACTATGAAAACAGCCGCCATGAGACCTCTATCTATGCCTGCCCTGGTGCCACCTCCTTTGAGGTGGAGTTTGACGAACGctgtgagacagagaagag GTACGACTACCTAGAATTCACAGATTCTAGAGGTGGGAAAGTCCGCTATGACATGAAGGTTGGAACTGAGAAGTGGCCAAAG AAGGTGACATTTGACGCGGGCCCTCAACTTCAGTTCCTTTTCCACTCTGATAGCAGTAATAACGAGTGGGGTTACAAGTTCACTGTGACGGCCCTGGGCCTCCCAGATATCACTATTTCTTGGAtgtcagacctgcagctgctggtggctCGCCTGATGGGTCGTCTTGCTTCCAGAACTCTCGCCCTGAAATCCCCTCACG AGATTCGCACTGTAAAGGAGCTTCCAGCAGGGAAAATGTCCCATGTTCAGTCTTCTCCTTTATGGAAACCCATTCTGCGACACGGTTTGTGGGAAACAAGGGAGGCGAATCAGACTAAAACACCCACAAACCAG ACAAATGCGTGGACTCTTGATGAGTTAATGAGCTTCCTGGAGGACTATGCCCGTTGGAACCCTTCCCAGGAGCCGACAGACAGTAGAACAGAGCTAATGAAGACCCTCATGCAGTCCTGCAAAAAACAGCCAATGAGGAACGAGATTGCCACAGGGTCAAAGACAGACCAAGCTGTGAATGCCATTTGGGCAGCCATGGTATACCACACACCAGCCCTCAACCATGCCCTGAGGACCTACG TTAATCAGGACTGCAAGTCTTGCTTAAGCGAAGACTTTGTGCAGGTGTATTCATTCGCAGACAACATCAGAACGTGGATG ttGGAGATGAAGCAGAGATACCTAGTTAGCAAAATTAATGTTCCTAATGAGAAGGAAGGGGTTCATGATGAGGTTACCATGGAGACACTAG CTGATGCTTGCATTGAGAAGAGCCTCTTGCTCTTCAGATTTTCTCCTTGTGGAGTACCTTGTCAGGACAGTGACTCTTCCAAAGCAGCAGAGGGACACAGTGTTCCTCTCATCCGCTCAAACTCAATCTCAGAAGGGGACTTCCAGGCTAGCACCTCTCTGGGACCTCAGACTGCAGGGActgaggagggaggtgaggccAGGGCAGGACCGAGGTCGCCCTCCAACGCTCAAGCCCAAAGCACATCTTCTTGTGTACACAGCAGGCAAAGCCACAAAGGCTCCACGGAGAGCCTCTCCTCACAGCCAGGAGAACCAGCCTCACCCTCCGCCTTCCCCCGTAAAGCCCCATTCAGTCGGGCACGCCTACGCCTCTTGTCCTGCCGATCTGTAGAAGAGCCCCGCTCAACCGCCTCTGTCAAGGATCGCTACCCAATGGTTAAACACATCCTGAACTTTATAAGGGACCAGGCTCTCACAACGGCAAG CATTCTGCAGACCCTGTCCCTGAGCAAAGCCCAGGCTCTGAGTGTGTGCAAGGTCCTGGAGATGGTGCAGCAATGTTTACATTCCCTGGGAAAGCCACACCTCTTCCAAGCACCATGCATCCTGttcctgcaggagctgctggcaTGCCAGAAAGACTTCACCAG ttatttctctcagctgtcagacagtggacagaagctgggagaggaggtgaggcgTTCCTACCATCAGCTGGTGCTCATGCTGGTGGAGGCAGTTCAAGGCTTCAGCAGCCTCAATGAGAA AGCCCTGCTACCAGCCCTCTCATGTGTACAGACCTGCTTGTTGCACCTTCTAGACATGAGCTGGGAGGTACATGACCTTCCTCTCTTCTTGAATATCAAGCTTCCTGACCTCCTGCTCAGCATGGCCCAGGAGAACATCAGTGTTCATGACATTGCCATCAG TCAAtggacagaggaggatgaaatcGCAGACTACAAGAAGAACCAggagtggatggatgagtgTATGGATGGGATGTTTGAGAAGTGGTACGACAAAATCGATGAAGAGGAATCCATGGAGGACAGGAGAAAG ATGCACATGTTCATTGCACGTTATTGCGACCTGCTCAATGTTGTGATCTCCTGTGACGGCTGTGAGAGGATGGCACCTTGGCATCGGTACCGATGCCTGCAGTGCATGGATATGGACCTCTGCAAGACCTGCTTCCTCA GTGGCGCCAAGCCTGAGGGCCATGAGGATGACCATGAAATGGTGAACATGGAATATGCTTGTGACCATTGCCAGGGGCTCATTGTCGGCAGCAGGATCAACTGCAACGTCTGTGAAGACTTTGACCTGTGCTTCGGTTGTTACCATGCAAAGAAGTATCCCGACAG CCACCTGCCCACCCATCGGATCACAGTGTACCCCATGGTGACCATACGCATCAGCGATCGTCACCGCTTAATCCAGCCCTACATTCACAACTACTCCTGGCTACTGTTTGCTGCTTTGGCCCTCTACACGTCAGAGCTGAGCAGTGAGaagcagatggagggagaggctTTGGACAGCACCACCTTGAGCCAGGCCTCCGCCCTGCAGACCCACTGCTCCCAGCTCATCACTGACTGCTTGCTCAAGGGGCAAACTGGCAAAG GTCTACGCTCCTCCGCCTTACTCGCTCTGCTGTCATCCAATGAATCAGCCTCTGATAGTGAGCTGTGTCCAGTGTCTCCAGAGTCCTCTCAGGAGCTCAGTACAGCCACTGACACCTCCTCCATCCCCGGCAGCACTGCAGCAATCTGCTCCCCGTCCTCTCCCAAGGACAAG AGTAAACCATCAGGTAAGGAGAAAAAGGTGAAGGAGGTGGGctctcctccccttcttcctTCAGAGGTGTCATCACCCCCAAGCACTGTtgagggggagaaaaggaagCTGGTTACCCAAGACACCCTGGACTCCCCCAGCCTCAGCCAGACGCCTTCCGTGTCCAGTGAGGACCCCCTCTCTCCTGTTGTCCGCA CTTCAGAGTCTGGACCAGGAACAGTCAACTCTCCAGCATCTGACGTTGTCAAGGAGACAGATGAGAGGCTCCCCCAGGTCCCCCTTCAGGAGCATGTGTTTTCAGAGTGCTCCAGAGAGAGGATCCTGGGACTTCTAGCAGCCATGTTGCCTCCAGCCAAACCA GGCAGCACCCTGTCCCTGCCCAGTCTGAGCTCCATCCTGCCCCAGCTATTCAGGGCAGTCATTTCCAATGCTGGCTCTCTCAACGAGACCTTCCACCTCACCCTGGGACTACTGGGTCAGCTGCTGCTCCGAATCCCTCCGATGGAGGCTGACACTGCCGTCACAGAGGCCCTGGCTGACAAATTTGAGTTGCTAACACAAGGAGAGGCAGCCAATTCAGACACCCATGGCTGGAAGACCACCCAGCTGCTTTTCAGCCTTGGCGCCGTCTGTTTAGACAG TCGTATTGGTCTGGATTGGGCGTGCACAGTGGCAGACATCTTACACAGTCTGAATGGTTGTCCTGAGTGGAGCACAGTCATCGCTGCCTTCACTGACCATTGTATTCATCAGCTGCCACAAACTCTCAAACGCACCAACCTCTTCAccctgctggtgctggtgggCTTCCCTGAG gtgCTGTGTGTGGGCACCCAGACGGTGTTTATTGACAACGCCAATGAACAGCACAACATGATCTTGCTCAAACACTTCACAGAAAAGAACCATGCTGCAGTGGTGGATGTTAAGACACGCAAGAGGAAAACAG TGAAGGACTACCAACTCATCCAGTCTCAGGATTCCACTACCGCCAGTCTCCCAGGGCAGTCAGAGGGCCAGGGCTGCCCTGAGACCCTGCTGAGCCGCTACCTGAGCAATTTCATCTCTATCATCAGCCACCTGCTGCAGGCTAGCCAAGACAATGGCTCTCCTGATGCTGTGGAGGCATCCTGGGTTCTGTCCTTGGCCCTCAAAGGCCTCTACAATACACTAAAG AAGCATGGAGTAGAGCGAGCTCAGGAGGGCATCCAGGAGTCAGGACTGACCCAGTTGCTGGTGAGGAAGTGCAGCAAAGGGACAGGCTTCAGCAAGCTGTGGTTGTTGCGAGATCTGGAGATTCTCTCCATCATGCTCTACTCCTCCAAGAGGGAGATCCACTCCATGGCCCAGGACCCAGAGCGAGACCAAAGAGAGCAGGACAAGGAGCATGACTCTGACCACTCCAGCTGTTGCACTGATGACACTGATGTCAACAAGGCCGACCCCTTAGAGGGTCTCGATGAGGAGACCAAGATTTGCTTCCAG atcACCCACGATGCCTTAAACGCCCCTCTGCCCATCCTGAGAGCCATGTatgagctgcagatgaagagaACGGATTCCTTCTTCCTGGAGGTGCAGAAGAG atttgatggagaagagataaaaacagatgagaCAATCCGTACGCTGGCTCAGAAATGGCAACCTACCCGGCGGCCTCGCTCTGAGGAGAGGAACACCAAGGCTGTGGACACTGATATGATTGTGGTGTCATGCATG TCTAAACCCAGTCACTGTGAAAAAGCCACAGAGGAGATCAACGTAGTGGCCCAGAAGCTGATCACAAATTCAGAGAGCGAATTACAGCTCAGCTATGCCAAACAGAGGCGCACCAAAAGTTCGGCTCTCTTGCACAAGGAACTGGATGTGCGCAGCAATCGGGCAGTTCGTCAATACCTAGTGAAGGTCAACCAGGCCATCGCCACACTGTACGCCCGCCATGTGCTGGCCTCACTGCTGGCTGACTGGCCTGCAGAGACGGCGTTGAGCGAGGAGGCGCTGGAACTGAACGGTGCCTCACACATGGCCTACATCCTGGATATGTTaatgcagctggaggagaagccTCTCTGGGAGAAG ATTCTCCAGAGGGTGCTGAAGGGTTGCAGCCAGAGCATGCTGTGTAGTCTGTCTCTCACTGCTTGCCAGTTCATGGAGGAGCCAGGTATGGCCATACAGGTCAGAGAGTCCAAACACCCGTATGACAACAACACCAACTTTGAG GACAAGGTGCACATTCCAGGGGCCATCTACCTGTCAGTGAAATTTGACTCCCGCTGCtacacagaggaaggctgtgatGAGCTCATCATGTCCAGCAGCAGTGATTTCCTCCAGGACGTCCACAACTTCAGTGGCTCTCCTCAGAAATGGTCCGACTTTGAGATTCCTG GTGATACCTTGTACTACAGATTTATGTCAGACATGAGCAACACAGAGTGGGGCTACAAGTTCACCATTACAGGAGGCCACAGAGGACGTTTCCAGACAG GTTTTGAGATACTGAAGCAAATGTTAGCAGATGACCAAGTGCTCTGTCACCTGCCACTGGCTGACATCTGGGAGTGGCAGGTGGGTGTGGCCTGTCGCCAGACTGGGAGCCAGCGACTCAAAGCCATTCACCTGTTGCTCCGCCTGCTGCAGTGCCAGTCCCAGAC GGCCTGTGAGCTGACTCTGCTGCGACCTCTGTGGCAGCTCTTTATGTCCATGGAAAACAGCCTGAGCCAGGATCCCACCAGTGttactgtgctgctgcctcttcACAGAGCCCTCACTGAACTCTTCTTCATTGCAGAAGCCCGTGCCATT GCACAGGGCATCCTCCAGGAGTACTTGTTAGCCATGACCACTGACGAGCAGCTCCTCAATCACACTGCGATG GCTCTGAAGAACATCGCTGCCATCAGCCTGGCCATCAATTACCCCAATAAATCTACCAAGCTCCTCAACATGTCCCCTTGA